Part of the Methanomicrobia archaeon genome is shown below.
AGCGGGTAAAGAGGTGGTTATAGCGGGTTGCATGGCTGCGGCACAGCCCGAATTGGTAAAAAGCCTGTTCGGCGAAGATATAACAATGGTAACGCCGCAGGATCTCTACAAGGGCCTTAACGGGGACCACAAACTGGATTGTGACGGGGTCCTCGGTGTGATTCCGATTGCAATGGGCTGCGTGGGGAACTGCTCGTACTGTATCGTGAAGCAAGCGCGTGGCAACTTGAAGAGTTTTTCGTCTGCGAGGATACTCGAAGCCGTGAAAAGTGCGGTGGAACGAGGTGCAAAGGAGATACGGATTACCGCCCAGGACTGTAGCGCGTATGGCATGGATAAGCCAAGCGCACTGAAGCTGCCGGAGCTGCTAGAGCTGATAACAGCCGTGGACGGCGATTTCAGAATACGGGTGGGTATGATGAACCCCTTCACGATGATTCACATCCTTGATGAACTCCTAGACTCGTTCGATTCCACAAAGATATTCAAATTCTTCCACGTGCCTGTGCAGTCCGGCTCGGATACGGTGCTAAAGGCTATGAACCGGAATTACAAAACTGCGGAGTTCGTGGAGATCGTAAAACGCATACGGCAGCGATTCGAGCACTGCACGGTATGCACGGACTTCATCATCGGCTTTCCTACAGAGACGGAAAACGACTT
Proteins encoded:
- a CDS encoding tRNA (N(6)-L-threonylcarbamoyladenosine(37)-C(2))-methylthiotransferase; protein product: MYLIDMFADSKKICLETFGCTANVGDTLKLSAILREQGHAIVAEPEAEVVIVNTCTVTKRTELNVIKRLKSLQEAGKEVVIAGCMAAAQPELVKSLFGEDITMVTPQDLYKGLNGDHKLDCDGVLGVIPIAMGCVGNCSYCIVKQARGNLKSFSSARILEAVKSAVERGAKEIRITAQDCSAYGMDKPSALKLPELLELITAVDGDFRIRVGMMNPFTMIHILDELLDSFDSTKIFKFFHVPVQSGSDTVLKAMNRNYKTAEFVEIVKRIRQRFEHCTVCTDFIIGFPTETENDFCDSLNLLKAVKPEKVNITRFSPRPGTEAARLNDLLEREKKRRSRIISSLYHQIALERNIAQEGKVVPILITERGKKGGVIGRDPSYRQVILKRSLPLGASYTARITEAKSTYLLGDSIA